A stretch of DNA from Calditrichota bacterium:
TGAATTGGGGGCCACAAAGGATCCCCGCGGGTTTGGGCCTCAGGAATATCCGTCGCGGTACACCGTAGGGGGATTTTATGCCCCCATGCGGTTTGTTCGTTTTGATACGATGAGCGACGGGGAAATCCGGCAGGTTTATACCGGAAGCGCCACCCAGTACTGGACGCGAACCTATCAGCAAACACGGGAATTTTCTATTACGCTAACCAGCCAGATTCAGCGGCACCATCAAATTAAAACGGGAGCCGAGTACAAAAATTACGACCTTTATTTCTTGGAATTCCAATATCCCTGGATTCAAAATCCATATTCCGAGTACTACTTGAATCATCCTGAAGAAGGAAGCTGGTACATTCAGGATAAAATGGAATACGACAATCTGATTATTAATGCAGGAATACGGTTTGATTACGCCAATTCAAAGGGGTCGATGTGGGAGGATCCGACGGATCCGAGCTCACCCGTGGTTACCGGGAAGAAAAAATACCAGTGGTCACCGCGTCTGGGAATCGGACATCCGATTACGGATAAAGCCACCTTCCATTTTGCTTACGGTCACTTTTTTCAGATCCCGGAATACCGGAATCTGTACACCAACAACGACCGTGATCTTTCGACGCCTCGTCCACTGTTTGGAAACCCCAATCTCCGTGCGCAGCGAACCATCGCGTACGAATTTGGTATCCGCCAGCAAATTGGCCAGAACTGGGCCGTGGATGTGACCGCCTGGTCGAAAGAAAGCAGTGAATTAACCGGTACCATTAATGTGACCGGTTTTGATCCCCATGGTATTGGCCTGTATGATTACTATGTGATGGTCAATCACGATTACGGCAGCTCCCGCGGATTGGATATTACCATCGAAAAGCGGTACAGCAACTATTATCGCGGACAAATCAATTACACCTACTCGGTGGCAAAAGGAAATCAATATTATTCCTGGGCCGGGTACTGGAATTCGGTAACCGCAGAAACCGAACCCAAAAAGGAATATCTGATGCCCTGGGATCAGCCCCACACGCTGGATGCCAATATTTCGCTCATTTTCCCGCGGCATTTTGGGCCCCGGGTCTGGAAGTTCAAACCTCTTTCAGAGTTTTATCTTAATTTTATTGTTCGCTTGCACAGCGGATATCCTTACACGCCCACATCAGGCGGCCAGGCGCTGGAACCCAATACGGGCAGACGGCCCTGGTATTTTGACATCGATACGATGATTCGCAAGGATATCCGGATCTATGGCAGTACCAAGCTTGCCATTTTTTCGCGTATTTTCAACTTAACCGATCGAAAGAATCCTCTCTTTGTCTATTCGGAAACGGGAAGCCCCACGGATCCCGGGCCGTACGCCAGTAAGACGGCCACATCGACCTATTACGATCGGCCTCATTATTTTGGCCCGCGGCGTTCCATTGATTTTGGGCTGCAAATTCTATTTTAATCCGAAGGCCAGGCGAAACGCGTTTGAACAGTGGATATAAACCTGAGAATGATGGAGGTTTCCTCATGGACATAAAACAAAAAGTCGTTTTTCTTTTGATACTGCTGCTTGCCCTTGGCGTTTGGGGTTCCCAACAGGCGGGTGTGGCGGCAACCAAAAAATCGGCCAAAAACAGCTACCTGAAAAAGCCACAGAAAAATATTGATTTTGCGGCAGGGATTCTGGACGCGGGAAAGCTGCAAAATGCGGTTTTTAATGATGGACGGCTGGCAACCTGGAGTTATCGTCCGTCGGTGCCGGCTGCCTTTTACAAAGGGTGGTCTTATATTCCGGACTTGAGTATGATGATTGGCATCCCGGAAGATTCGTCATGGACACCCAAAAAGATCGACCCGGCCACCGGGAAACTGGTGAGTTTGGGCCCGACGGTTTCGGAGCGATTTGTAGCCGCTGACTGGGGACCGCGCGCCGGATCCTACGGCAAACTGCATTCAGGAGATGCGACCGTTGGTGATGTCATTAAAGGCACCAGCATCAGCGCTGTACCCCTGATGGCTACCAGCACCATTAAAAAGAGCTGGCCGAAGGATTCCAATGGCAATCGGTTTTGGCCGGGGCCCTGGGCGGTCGATCCGGTAACCGGCAAGGTGAACGTGGGCCAATTCACATCTGATAAAGATATCTTTTTTAGTATTACCGACTATGATTTGAACGATCAGGGAATTCCCTACGCGGATGCGGATAACGATACCATGCAAGGCTATCCCATCGGAATCCAATTGGATATCTCCGGGTATTCTTATGGCCGGTCCTACGCGGAAGATATCCTCTTTTTCCCCATGAAAATTATCAACAAGAGCAAGAATAATTACCACGGCATGTACGTAGGATTCTACATGGATGCGGATATCCCTGAGTACAATTTAAGCACAACTGTAAATGATCGAATGGATTGGATGAGCTTTATTAAGGATGAATACGATCCGGAAACCGACTCCACCTATAATTACAACATGGCGTTTATTTACGATTACCGGTGGGGGACAGGTGATTTTAGCGGAGTCTCCGATCCGGATGCCTGGAAGGTCTACGCAGCCATTAAACTGTTGGATACGCCTTCCGATCCCAACACCGGAAAACAATTGGGCATTACCGACTGGCACTGGTTTCAATGGGAAAACCGACCGGGCGTTATTGATTCCAAACGCCAGGAACTCATCCAGTACAAGGTGATTAGCGGGGACACCTCCGGGCTGACACCTGAGGAAAGCGATGCCTATTTCTGGCCTGATCCCAACGGCAATCTGGACCCTCATTTTGATTCCCCAAAGGGCATTCAAACCATGTTCCCGGATGGATTGGATTGCGTGTTTATTATGAGTTCCGGCCCCTTTGATCTGGCAGCGGGCGATACCACCATTTTTTCCTTTGCCATGATTATGGGCGACAATTTAAACGATCTTAAGTTTAATGCCCGCACGGCCCAATTCATGTACAATTTGCATTACCAGGGTGCCGATCCCCCCAAAGCACCTCACGTAACGGCTGTGC
This window harbors:
- a CDS encoding TonB-dependent receptor, whose protein sequence is MGLRQLRRIAGVILLTFFTVFPSLIWAGTTGKIAGYVRDKSNNQPLPGANVMIVGTQMGAATDAHGYFYIINIPPGVYQIQARMIGYQTVLMKNVRIQVDRTTKVNFLLSPTVLSLGREVVVTAERPLIEPDVTTKTNTISADEIKNMPVRGVNDIMTLQSGIMEVMGGFNKVPGFDSRGIDDVHVRGGRNGEIAYMIDGMYVEDAIYAGMGTMLNREAIQELTIITGNFNAEYGQAQSSVVNIVTKEGGTRYSGLLEASSGEIAGKLGSKPDDLRDKHELIGSFGGPVPFIKRMNFFFSGSQSFKRYAVYQFDDIVYDPKNPDKTTWSYGAYRKAFKWDTIPGWRAFGFNFAWDFSGKLTYRLNPSMKLILTDRLTERRFRNFDWAWQYAQAGRHVVTDRTDQQGLIWTHQLSPSTFYNIRISRFWKGRTFRVHGINHHELTPGHADKLLELGATKDPRGFGPQEYPSRYTVGGFYAPMRFVRFDTMSDGEIRQVYTGSATQYWTRTYQQTREFSITLTSQIQRHHQIKTGAEYKNYDLYFLEFQYPWIQNPYSEYYLNHPEEGSWYIQDKMEYDNLIINAGIRFDYANSKGSMWEDPTDPSSPVVTGKKKYQWSPRLGIGHPITDKATFHFAYGHFFQIPEYRNLYTNNDRDLSTPRPLFGNPNLRAQRTIAYEFGIRQQIGQNWAVDVTAWSKESSELTGTINVTGFDPHGIGLYDYYVMVNHDYGSSRGLDITIEKRYSNYYRGQINYTYSVAKGNQYYSWAGYWNSVTAETEPKKEYLMPWDQPHTLDANISLIFPRHFGPRVWKFKPLSEFYLNFIVRLHSGYPYTPTSGGQALEPNTGRRPWYFDIDTMIRKDIRIYGSTKLAIFSRIFNLTDRKNPLFVYSETGSPTDPGPYASKTATSTYYDRPHYFGPRRSIDFGLQILF